The following proteins are encoded in a genomic region of Phycisphaerales bacterium:
- a CDS encoding aldehyde dehydrogenase family protein, giving the protein MTTLAALSNPPSNLVGGVYHVIEGDSLQSFDPSQRGRVIWSGAPTIEHVDQAVAAARDALRTWSRWDIEKRADVLLKYKALVQERGGDIADLIAQETGKAMWDCKGEAAALAGKVDITLEQGAHTGRQRVSGFSLDLGEKKEGRCWFRPHGVMAVVGPFNFPAHLPNGHIVPALLMGNTVVLKPSDKVPAVGQLIIELFQQALDESGAPKGVVNLVQGKADVAQKLVNHDGVDGILFTGSWPVGRKILESNLDTPGRIVALEMGGNNGVLVMPDADLKQAAIEIARGAFVTTGQRCTCGRRLVVHEQVADRLIPAILKAAAAMVIGPPRSEAPVFMGPIIDDNARDAVLDFQTRAAKSGGEILMQATKPASLEGGSYISPGVIRVDKFTAGDGDDAGCDVEVFGPMLRITTVSSYEEGIQQVNATRYGLAASIFTHDNDIIADFLADARAGCVNLNCATAGASSKLPFGGLGTSGNHRPAGAFALDYCAYPVAGMLERGDAAVVAPGMAFEDSWLG; this is encoded by the coding sequence ATGACCACGCTCGCAGCCCTGTCGAACCCACCCAGCAACCTCGTCGGCGGCGTCTACCACGTCATCGAGGGCGATTCGCTCCAGTCCTTCGATCCTTCGCAGCGCGGCCGCGTCATCTGGTCGGGCGCGCCGACGATCGAGCACGTCGACCAGGCCGTTGCCGCGGCGCGCGATGCCCTGCGCACCTGGAGCCGATGGGACATCGAGAAGCGTGCGGACGTGCTGCTGAAGTACAAGGCCCTGGTGCAGGAGCGTGGCGGCGACATCGCTGATCTGATCGCCCAGGAAACCGGCAAGGCCATGTGGGATTGCAAGGGCGAGGCCGCCGCGCTGGCCGGCAAGGTCGACATCACGCTCGAGCAGGGCGCCCACACGGGCCGCCAGCGCGTGAGCGGCTTCTCGCTCGACCTGGGCGAGAAGAAGGAAGGCCGCTGCTGGTTCCGTCCCCACGGCGTGATGGCGGTGGTGGGGCCGTTCAACTTCCCGGCGCACCTGCCCAACGGCCACATCGTGCCCGCCCTACTCATGGGCAACACGGTTGTCTTGAAGCCTAGCGACAAGGTGCCCGCCGTCGGCCAACTCATCATCGAGCTCTTCCAGCAGGCGCTTGACGAGAGTGGCGCGCCAAAGGGCGTGGTCAACCTCGTGCAGGGCAAGGCCGACGTAGCCCAGAAGCTCGTCAACCACGATGGCGTCGACGGCATCCTCTTTACCGGCTCCTGGCCCGTGGGTCGCAAGATCCTCGAGAGCAATCTGGACACGCCGGGCCGCATCGTCGCGCTCGAGATGGGCGGCAACAATGGCGTCCTGGTCATGCCCGACGCCGACCTGAAGCAGGCGGCCATCGAGATCGCCCGCGGCGCGTTCGTGACGACCGGTCAGCGTTGCACGTGCGGTCGGCGGCTGGTTGTCCATGAACAGGTCGCTGATCGCCTTATCCCCGCAATCCTCAAGGCCGCCGCCGCGATGGTCATCGGCCCGCCCCGCAGCGAGGCGCCCGTGTTCATGGGGCCGATCATCGACGATAACGCGCGCGACGCCGTGCTCGATTTCCAAACCCGTGCGGCCAAGAGCGGCGGAGAGATCCTGATGCAGGCGACCAAGCCCGCCTCACTCGAGGGCGGCTCCTACATCAGCCCCGGTGTTATCCGCGTCGACAAGTTCACGGCAGGCGATGGGGACGATGCCGGATGCGATGTCGAGGTCTTCGGCCCGATGCTCCGAATCACCACGGTCAGCTCGTACGAAGAGGGCATCCAGCAGGTCAACGCCACCCGCTACGGCCTGGCCGCCAGCATCTTCACGCACGACAACGACATCATCGCCGATTTCCTGGCCGACGCCCGCGCGGGCTGCGTAAACCTCAACTGCGCGACCGCCGGCGCCAGCAGCAAGCTGCCCTTCGGCGGCCTTGGCACCAGCGGCAACCACCGCCCCGCGGGCGCTTTCGCGCTGGACTATTGCGCATATCCCGTTGCCGGCATGCTGGAGCGCGGCGATGCGGCGGTGGTGGCTCCGGGCATGGCGTTCGAGGATTCGTGGCTGGGCTGA